A window of the Xenopus laevis strain J_2021 chromosome 9_10L, Xenopus_laevis_v10.1, whole genome shotgun sequence genome harbors these coding sequences:
- the chad.L gene encoding chondroadherin, with translation MQPCCLLLTLSLLAAAPFLLWACPTNCHCHGGDLQHVICDTAGLTKLPKVSEQTRLLNLQRNNFPVLAPNSFKEMKGLVSLHMQHCKIREVSSGAFRGLKRLVYLYLSNNEISILGTGAFDELTELTYLYMDHNKIIDLPKGLFSPLFNLFILQLSNNKVRELKPGTFAGAKDLRWLYVSDNEITNMQPGSLDEVENLAIFHMDGNQFSSYPLAAISKLRVVEDLKISRNPIKIIPDFAFQSFGRYMESLSMENMGVEKFTDKAFVGATTLKTLNIEGNKLSQLPASVPYSTLQSLAIANNPWHCTCQLAALRRWIDGSRSRPNATCASPSQYRGQQLKDTGAFRSCKQPVKKLRKTERH, from the exons ATGCAACCTTGCTGCCTGCTCCTAACACTCAGCCTGCTGGCTGCTGCCCCATTCTTATTATGGGCATGCCCTACCAATTGCCACTGCCATGGAGGGGACCTTCAGCATGTAATCTGTGACACTGCAGGGCTGACCAAGCTCCCCAAGGTATCAGAGCAAACACGCCTGTTAAACCTACAGAGGAATAACTTTCCAGTGCTGGCCCCCAACTCTTTCAAGGAGATGAAGGGGTTAGTCTCCTTGCACATGCAGCACTGCAAGATACGGGAGGTCTCCAGTGGTGCTTTCAGAGGTCTCAAGAGATTGGTCTACCTCTATCTGTCCAACAACGAAATAAGCATTCTAGGCACAGGAGCATTCGATGAGTTGACCGAACTCACCTATCTCTACATGGACCATAACAAGATCATTGACCTTCCCAAAGGACTCTTCTCACCTCTCTTCAACCTGTTTATCCTGCAGCTCAGCAACAACAAAGTGCGTGAGTTGAAACCGGGAACCTTCGCAGGGGCTAAGGACCTCCGCTGGCTCTACGTATCCGACAATGAGATCACTAACATGCAGCCAGGTTCTCTGGATGAAGTGGAAAACCTGGCCATCTTCCACATGGACGGCAACCAGTTTAGCTCCTATCCGCTGGCTGCCATTAGCAAGCTGAGAGTGGTAGAAGATCTGAAGATATCCAGAAACCCCATAAAGATCATCCCTGATTTTGCCTTTCAGTCCTTTGGGCGTTATATGGAGTCTCTGTCCATGGAAAATATGGGCGTGGAGAAG TTCACAGACAAAGCATTTGTGGGAGCCACGACTCTCAAGACACTAAACATCGAGGGCAACAAATTAAGCCAACTTCCTGCCAGTGTCCCATACTCCACCCTACAGAGCCTAGCAATAGCTAATAACCCATGGCACTGCACTTGCCAACTGGCAGCCCTGCGGAG GTGGATAGATGGCAGCCGCTCTCGTCCAAATGCCACCTGTGCCAGCCCATCACAATACCGTGGGCAGCAGCTGAAAGACACCGGGGCTTTTCGTTCCTGCAAGCAGCCTGTCAAGAAACTGCGGAAGACTGAACGTCATTAA
- the acsf2.L gene encoding medium-chain acyl-CoA ligase ACSF2, mitochondrial, whose protein sequence is MAPVRLVQVLTRELLGAGWRRVWYRDIHRGSYLLSDFPPPRPVTNTSYVHGTCDLPLNSKTVHQCLLETTDRIPDVEAVVFPRSNIRKTFSQLIDDVESLAAGLVALGLKKGDRVGMWGPNSYEWILVQFATARAGIILVSVNPAYQARELEYVLKKVKCSALVFPSQFKTQKYYELLSEICPELETSPAGDLQCKKLPDLHSVIVLDKRHPGTFLFQDVMEAGNSSSVQQLQDFQKNISCDDPINIQFTSGTTGSPKGATLSHHNIVNNASLGGRRMGYNWKKGVRTALPVPLYHCLGSVIGGMVMAVYGTTLVFPSPGYDVRALLEAISIEKCNCMYGTPTMYIDLLSQPDFAAHTSTLTSGVIAGSIAPPEIMKKIFTETAMKEIVIGYGTTENSPVTFLGFPHDNFIRKTETVGHIVSHTEAKVVDTNTGQIVPLNAPGELLIRGYCVMLEYWGDPEKTKEVMTPANWYRTGDIATMDEYGYCRIVGRCKDMIIRGGENIYPAEVEDFLHTHPSILEAQVIGVKDERMGEEVCACIRLYDNKTATADDIKEFCKGKISHFKIPRYIVFVKDYPLTVSGKIQKYKLRERMEQELNL, encoded by the exons TTACCTGCTGTCAGACTTCCCACCGCCCAGGCCTGTTACCAACACCAGTTATGTTCATGGAACGTGTGACCTGCCCCTTAACAGCAAGACTGTGCATCAGTGCCTGCTGGAGACCACCGATCGGATCCCGGACGTGGAGGCTGTTGTTTTCCCACGCAGCAACATACGTAAAACCTTCAGCCAGCTGATCGATGAT GTCGAATCCCTTGCAGCTGGGCTAGTGGCTCTCGGGCTCAAGAAAGGAGATCGCGTTGGAATGTGGGGCCCTAACAGCTAcgaatggattttagtgcagttTGCTACTGCTCGGGCTGGCATTATCCTG GTCTCTGTGAACCCGGCATATCAGGCCAGAGAGCTGGAGTACGTTCTGAAGAAG GTTAAATGTTCTGCACTCGTTTTCCCATCACAATTTAAAACCCAGAAGTATTATGAACTACTCTCAGAAATTTGCCCAGAATTAGAGACTTCACCAGCAGGAGATCTTCAGTGCAAGAA GCTTCCAGACCTCCACTCAGTTATTGTCCTGGATAAGAGACACCCAGGCACCTTTCTGTTCCAGGATGTAATGGAGGCAGGGAACTCAAGCTCAGTACAGCAGCTGCAGGATTTCCAGAAGAACATTTCATGTGACGACCCCATCAACATCCAGTTCACATCT GGTACAACTGGAAGTCCCAAGGGTGCAACTCTTAGTCACCACAACATTGTTAACAATGCATCCCTTGGGGGAAGGCGGATGGGATACAACTGGAAGAAG GGCGTAAGAACGGCACTCCCTGTGCCACTGTATCACTGCTTGGGCTCTGTGATTGGGGGAATGGTTATGGCAGTTTATGGTACCACGCTGGTCTTCCCATCTCCAGGTTACGATGTTCGTGCCCTCCTTGAGGCTATTTCCATTGAGAA GTGCAACTGCATGTATGGAACCCCCACCATGTACATAGATCTTCTGTCTCAGCCTGACTTTGCTGCTCACACCTCCACCCTCACTAGTG GAGTTATTGCGGGGTCCATTGCACCTCCAGAGATCATGAAAAAGATTTTTACCGAGACAGCCATGAAGGAGATTGTA ATAGGATATGGAACTACAGAAAACAGCCCTGTCACATTTCTGGGTTTCCCACATGATAACTTTATTCGCAAGACGGAGACTGTTGGCCACATTGTATCCCACACTGAG GCAAAGGTGGTGGATACTAATACAGGCCAGATAGTCCCACTGAATGCCCCTGGTGAGCTGCTGATCCGTGGCTACTGTGTCATGTTGGAATACTGGGGAGACCCAGAGAAGACTAAAGAAGTTATGACCCCTGCAAACTGGTACAGAACTGG AGACATTGCCACTATGGACGAATATGGTTACTGCCGCATTGTAGGACGTTGCAAAGATATGATTATCCGAGGGGGCGAGAATATTTACCCTGCTGAGGTTGAAGACTTCTTGCACACGCACCCCAGTATCTTGGAGGCTCAG GTCATTGGAGTGAAAGATGAGCGCATGGGGGAAGAGGTCTGTGCTTGCATTCGCCTCTATGACAACAAGACCGCTACTGCCGATGACATCAAGGAATTTTGCAAGGGAAAG ATTTCCCACTTTAAGATCCCACGTTACATTGTGTTTGTGAAAGACTATCCACTCACAGTTTCTGGAAAG atCCAGAAATACAAACTGAGAGAAAGAATGGAACAAGAGCTGAACCTGTGA